One window of the Trifolium pratense cultivar HEN17-A07 linkage group LG2, ARS_RC_1.1, whole genome shotgun sequence genome contains the following:
- the LOC123906916 gene encoding probable sphingolipid transporter spinster homolog 2 isoform X1, giving the protein MHSSSLSTMTPTTSWFTPKRLLAIFCVINLLNYLDQGAIASNGVNGSKGTCTEGAATCTSGTGIQGDFNLNNFEDGILSSAFMVGLLVASPIFASLAKSVNPFRLIGIGSSIWTLATLFCGFSFNFWSISVCRMLVGVGEASFISLAAPFIDDIAPASQKTTWLAIFYMCIPSGYALGYIYGGLVGSYFGWRYAFWIESILMLPLAILGFLMKPLQLKGFFPTDMITAQVPETVALEIQVTNASIGKEESLSLKAEFKDKSSNDQSKSKSATKMFDQVSSFLVDMKALHLDKVYVINVLGHIAYNFVIGAYSYWGPKACYNIYHMADADLVFGGITVVCGIVGTLAGGFVLDFMTNTLPNAFKLLSVTTFLGAAFFFGAFLCRNVNGFLVLFSIGELLVFSTQAPVNYVCLHYVKPGLRPLSMAMSTVAIHVFGDVPSSPLVGVLEDSINNWRTTILILTTVLFPAAGIWFIGIFVHSVDKFEDDSENQACTIPLLHEKAGETSASHTQSQEC; this is encoded by the exons ATGCATTCTTCTTCTCTTTCCACTATGACTCCCACAACTTCATGGTTTACACCCAAAAG GTTACTTGCTATATTTTGTGTGATTAATTTGCTAAACTATTTGGATCAAGGAGCAATAGCTAGCAATGGTGTTAATGGAAGTAAGGGAACATGCACCGAAGGTGCTGCTACTTGTACTTCTGGTACAGGAATACA GGGGGATTTTAACTTGAACAATTTTGAAGATGGGATTTTATCATCTGCTTTTATGGTTGGACTTCTCGTGGCTTCTCCGATATTTGCCTCTCTAGCTAAGAG CGTAAATCCATTTAGACTTATAGGAATTGGATCGTCAATTTGGACTCTTGCAACCTTATTTTGtggtttttcttttaatttctgGTCCATTTCAGTTTGTCGCAT GCTGGTTGGCGTTGGCGAGGCTTCGTTTATAAGTCTAGCAGCACCTTTTATTGATGACATTGCCCCAGCTTCTCAG AAAACAACATGGCTCGCAATATTTTACATGTGTATACCATCGGGATACGCACTTGGCTATATCTATGGTGGTTTG GttggaagttattttggttGGCGTTATGCGTTCTGGATAGAGTCTATATTGATGCTTCCATTAGCtattttaggatttttaatgAAGCCTTTACAGTTGAAAG GTTTTTTTCCCACTGATATGATAACGGCGCAAGTACCTGAGACAGTTGCATTAGAAATTCAAG TCACGAACGCTTCGATTGGCAAAGAAGAGTCACTGTCCTTAAAGGCCGAGTTCAAAGACAAAAGCTCAAATGACCAATCCAA GTCTAAATCTGCGACAAAAATGTTTGATCAGGTTTCAAGTTTTTTGGTTGATATGAAAGCACTCCATCTTGATAAGGTTTATGTTATCAATGTCCTAG GCCACATAGCATACAACTTTGTCATAGGTGCTTACTCATATTGGGGTCCCAAAGCTTGCTATAATATTTATCACATG GCTGATGCAGATTTGGTATTTGGAGGAATTACAGTCGTATGCGGAATAGTGGGCACATTAGCTGGAGGCTTTGTTCTTGATTTTATGACTAACACCTTACCAAATGCATTTAAG CTTCTATCAGTGACAACATTTCTTGGTGcagcatttttttttggtgccTTCTTATGCAGAAATGTGAATGGCTTTCTTGTTCTTTTCTCTATCGGCGAACTTCTTGTTTTTTCCACTCAG GCTCCGGTGAATTATGTATGTCTCCATTATGTTAAGCCAGGTTTGAGGCCTCTATCGATGGCTATGTCTACTGTCGCCATTCATGTCTTCGGAGACGTGCCTTCCTCACCTCTTGTTGGAGTTCTCgag GACAGCATTAACAACTGGAGAACAACGATATTGATTCTAACAACTGTATTATTTCCAGCAGCTGGAATATGGTTTATCG GAATATTTGTGCATAGTGTGGATAAATTTGAAGATGACAGTGAGAATCAAGCGTGCACTATACCGTTGCTTCACGAGAAGGCTGGAGAAACATCAGCATCTCATACACAATCTCAAGAATGTTGA
- the LOC123906916 gene encoding probable sphingolipid transporter spinster homolog 2 isoform X2: MHSSSLSTMTPTTSWFTPKRLLAIFCVINLLNYLDQGAIASNGVNGSKGTCTEGAATCTSGTGIQGDFNLNNFEDGILSSAFMVGLLVASPIFASLAKSVNPFRLIGIGSSIWTLATLFCGFSFNFWSISVCRMLVGVGEASFISLAAPFIDDIAPASQVGSYFGWRYAFWIESILMLPLAILGFLMKPLQLKGFFPTDMITAQVPETVALEIQVTNASIGKEESLSLKAEFKDKSSNDQSKSKSATKMFDQVSSFLVDMKALHLDKVYVINVLGHIAYNFVIGAYSYWGPKACYNIYHMADADLVFGGITVVCGIVGTLAGGFVLDFMTNTLPNAFKLLSVTTFLGAAFFFGAFLCRNVNGFLVLFSIGELLVFSTQAPVNYVCLHYVKPGLRPLSMAMSTVAIHVFGDVPSSPLVGVLEDSINNWRTTILILTTVLFPAAGIWFIGIFVHSVDKFEDDSENQACTIPLLHEKAGETSASHTQSQEC; the protein is encoded by the exons ATGCATTCTTCTTCTCTTTCCACTATGACTCCCACAACTTCATGGTTTACACCCAAAAG GTTACTTGCTATATTTTGTGTGATTAATTTGCTAAACTATTTGGATCAAGGAGCAATAGCTAGCAATGGTGTTAATGGAAGTAAGGGAACATGCACCGAAGGTGCTGCTACTTGTACTTCTGGTACAGGAATACA GGGGGATTTTAACTTGAACAATTTTGAAGATGGGATTTTATCATCTGCTTTTATGGTTGGACTTCTCGTGGCTTCTCCGATATTTGCCTCTCTAGCTAAGAG CGTAAATCCATTTAGACTTATAGGAATTGGATCGTCAATTTGGACTCTTGCAACCTTATTTTGtggtttttcttttaatttctgGTCCATTTCAGTTTGTCGCAT GCTGGTTGGCGTTGGCGAGGCTTCGTTTATAAGTCTAGCAGCACCTTTTATTGATGACATTGCCCCAGCTTCTCAG GttggaagttattttggttGGCGTTATGCGTTCTGGATAGAGTCTATATTGATGCTTCCATTAGCtattttaggatttttaatgAAGCCTTTACAGTTGAAAG GTTTTTTTCCCACTGATATGATAACGGCGCAAGTACCTGAGACAGTTGCATTAGAAATTCAAG TCACGAACGCTTCGATTGGCAAAGAAGAGTCACTGTCCTTAAAGGCCGAGTTCAAAGACAAAAGCTCAAATGACCAATCCAA GTCTAAATCTGCGACAAAAATGTTTGATCAGGTTTCAAGTTTTTTGGTTGATATGAAAGCACTCCATCTTGATAAGGTTTATGTTATCAATGTCCTAG GCCACATAGCATACAACTTTGTCATAGGTGCTTACTCATATTGGGGTCCCAAAGCTTGCTATAATATTTATCACATG GCTGATGCAGATTTGGTATTTGGAGGAATTACAGTCGTATGCGGAATAGTGGGCACATTAGCTGGAGGCTTTGTTCTTGATTTTATGACTAACACCTTACCAAATGCATTTAAG CTTCTATCAGTGACAACATTTCTTGGTGcagcatttttttttggtgccTTCTTATGCAGAAATGTGAATGGCTTTCTTGTTCTTTTCTCTATCGGCGAACTTCTTGTTTTTTCCACTCAG GCTCCGGTGAATTATGTATGTCTCCATTATGTTAAGCCAGGTTTGAGGCCTCTATCGATGGCTATGTCTACTGTCGCCATTCATGTCTTCGGAGACGTGCCTTCCTCACCTCTTGTTGGAGTTCTCgag GACAGCATTAACAACTGGAGAACAACGATATTGATTCTAACAACTGTATTATTTCCAGCAGCTGGAATATGGTTTATCG GAATATTTGTGCATAGTGTGGATAAATTTGAAGATGACAGTGAGAATCAAGCGTGCACTATACCGTTGCTTCACGAGAAGGCTGGAGAAACATCAGCATCTCATACACAATCTCAAGAATGTTGA
- the LOC123906915 gene encoding uncharacterized protein LOC123906915 isoform X1 gives MSDLFVHTRIDYLSEVVPGRTAWRFTRSLCLTYLCIQEEFMSDLFVHTSDDRVALPWLKLHYRPSGTIFVLDQTFECSIEWSGQPQMMNGAGQKLTTNDALAYLKAVKDIFQDKRDKYDEFLEVMKEFKGQRIDTVGVIARVKDLFRGHTDLILGFNTFLPKGYEITLPIEDEQPHPKKPVEFDEAMSYVNKIKTRFRGDDRVYKSFLEILNMYRKENKSIDAVYQEVAALFEDHPDLLDGFIQFLPDAITAASTHAAARDSVFRDRRSAMPTVRQVHVEKRERTIVSHGDRDPSVDRPDPEHDGRLFRAEKEHKRRVEKEKSRREDRDRRERERNDRDYEHDRGRDRERLSQKRKSDHKVEDSGAEPLLHADQNFGMYSQELAFCAEVKERLRNPDDYQEFLKCLHIYSREIITRQELQSLLVMLIGTKLQHVVATLALEIWEQQGPSARTQVKPRDGLFWFNKPEILLWLIQFVIFQNAFEMASFIWTLWGFKEQSYFMRHHYMIIIRLTCGVFVQFWCSYMTVPLNVIVSQMGSRCKKALVTESVRDSLHSWCKRVKQKSKHDHSLHSHTARSICSLGSTIDERDEITVVSGTLTRTTSLDLESLNQMTVTSVDQLNFLTSNNLDDSTDLSESVHINSHYNNVDNGEEAKVETLLDLFHKT, from the exons ATGTCTGACCTATTTGTGCATACAAG GATTGATTACTTGTCCGAGGTGGTTCCCGGAAGAACAGCTTGGAGGTTTACG AGGAGTTTATGTCTGACCTATTTGTGCATACAAG AGGAGTTTATGTCTGACCTATTTGTGCATACAAG tgACGATCGAGTTGCGCTTCCATGGTTAAAGTTACACTATAGACCATCTGGTACCATTTTTGTGCTTGATCAGACATTTGAATGTTCAATTGAGTG GTCTGGGCAACCTCAGATGATGAATGGAGCTGGTCAAAAACTGACTACTAATGATGCCTTAGCGTATCTCAAGGCAGTAAAGGATATTTTTCAAGATAAGAGGGATAAATATGATGAATTTTTGGAGGTCATGAAAGAGTTTAAAGGACAGAG AATTGATACTGTGGGTGTCATCGCTAGAGTGAAGGATCTTTTTAGAGGTCACACAGATTTGATATTAGGATTCAACACCTTTTTGCCAAAGGGATATGAAATCACCCTTCCGATAGAGGATGAGCAACCTCACCCGAAAAAGCCAGTTGAATTTGATGAAGCTATGAGTTATGTGAACAAGATAAAG ACTCGGTTTCGTGGCGATGATCGTGTTTACAAGTCATTTCTAGAAATATTGAATATGTACAGAAAGGAAAATAAGTCTATCGACGCGGTCTACCAGGAG GTTGCTGCCCTCTTTGAAGACCACCCAGATCTTCTTGACGGGTTTATTCAGTTTCTTCCTGACGCTATCACAGCTGCCTCTACTCATGCTGCTGCTCGGGATTCTGTGTTTCGTGATAGGCGCTCTGCAATGCCAACAGTGCGGCAAGTGCATGTTGAAAAG AGAGAAAGGACCATTGTTTCACACGGTGACCGTGACCCCAGTGTTGACCGTCCTGACCCAGAGCATGATGGACGCTTGTTCAGGGCTGAAAAGGAGCATAAGAGACGTGTGGAGAAGGAAAAGAGCCGCAGAGAAGATAGAGACAGGAGAGAACGAGAACGAAATGATAGAGATTATGAGCATGACAGGGGTCGAGATAGGGAACGGTTATCCCAGAAACGGAAATCTGATCATAAGGTTGAAGACTCAGGAGCTGAACCATTGCTTCATGCAGATCAAAATTTTG GTATGTATAGTCAAGAGTTAGCTTTCTGTGCTGAAGTCAAAGAGAGATTACGAAATCCTGATGACTACCAGGAATTTTTGAAGTGTTTACATATTTACAGCAGGGAAATTATTACTCGACAAGAATTGCAGTCACTG CTTGTGATGTTAATAGGTACAAAACTTCAACATGTTGTAGCCACTTTAGCACTTGAAATCTGGGAGCAGCAGGGTCCATCTGCCAGAACACAAGTAAAGCCACGCGATGGTTTGTTTTGGTTCAACAAACCAGAGATATTGTTATGGCTAATACAATTTGTGATATTTCAG aatgccttTGAAATGGCTTCATTTATTTGGACATTG TGGGGATTTAAAGAACAATCATACTTCATGAGACACCATTATATGATCATCATTCGGCTGACATGTGG AGTTTTTGTTCAGTTCTGGTGTAGCTATATGACAGTGCCCCTTAATGTGATAGTTTCACAG ATGGGATCGCGATGTAAGAAGGCTCTAGTGACAGAGAGTGTTAGAGATTCCTTACACAGTTGGTGTAAGAGAGTAAAACAGAAATCTAAGCATGATCATTCTCTGCATTCACATACCGCTAGATCAATATGTTCCCTGGGATCAACAATCGATGAGAGGGATGAGATAACAGTGGTATCTGGCACTCTAACTCGAACAACTTCCTTAGACTTAGAGTCTTTGAATCAGATGACAGTAACTTCAGTAGACCAGCTGAATTTTCTGACTTCAAACAACCTCGATGATTCAACCGATTTGTCAGAATCCGTACATATTAATTCACATTACAATAATGTTGACAACGGAGAGGAAGCTAAAGTTGAGACTCTTCTTGATTTGTTTCACAAAACATga
- the LOC123906915 gene encoding paired amphipathic helix protein Sin3-like 4 isoform X2 produces MSDLFVHTSDDRVALPWLKLHYRPSGTIFVLDQTFECSIEWSGQPQMMNGAGQKLTTNDALAYLKAVKDIFQDKRDKYDEFLEVMKEFKGQRIDTVGVIARVKDLFRGHTDLILGFNTFLPKGYEITLPIEDEQPHPKKPVEFDEAMSYVNKIKTRFRGDDRVYKSFLEILNMYRKENKSIDAVYQEVAALFEDHPDLLDGFIQFLPDAITAASTHAAARDSVFRDRRSAMPTVRQVHVEKRERTIVSHGDRDPSVDRPDPEHDGRLFRAEKEHKRRVEKEKSRREDRDRRERERNDRDYEHDRGRDRERLSQKRKSDHKVEDSGAEPLLHADQNFGMYSQELAFCAEVKERLRNPDDYQEFLKCLHIYSREIITRQELQSLLVMLIGTKLQHVVATLALEIWEQQGPSARTQVKPRDGLFWFNKPEILLWLIQFVIFQNAFEMASFIWTLWGFKEQSYFMRHHYMIIIRLTCGVFVQFWCSYMTVPLNVIVSQMGSRCKKALVTESVRDSLHSWCKRVKQKSKHDHSLHSHTARSICSLGSTIDERDEITVVSGTLTRTTSLDLESLNQMTVTSVDQLNFLTSNNLDDSTDLSESVHINSHYNNVDNGEEAKVETLLDLFHKT; encoded by the exons ATGTCTGACCTATTTGTGCATACAAG tgACGATCGAGTTGCGCTTCCATGGTTAAAGTTACACTATAGACCATCTGGTACCATTTTTGTGCTTGATCAGACATTTGAATGTTCAATTGAGTG GTCTGGGCAACCTCAGATGATGAATGGAGCTGGTCAAAAACTGACTACTAATGATGCCTTAGCGTATCTCAAGGCAGTAAAGGATATTTTTCAAGATAAGAGGGATAAATATGATGAATTTTTGGAGGTCATGAAAGAGTTTAAAGGACAGAG AATTGATACTGTGGGTGTCATCGCTAGAGTGAAGGATCTTTTTAGAGGTCACACAGATTTGATATTAGGATTCAACACCTTTTTGCCAAAGGGATATGAAATCACCCTTCCGATAGAGGATGAGCAACCTCACCCGAAAAAGCCAGTTGAATTTGATGAAGCTATGAGTTATGTGAACAAGATAAAG ACTCGGTTTCGTGGCGATGATCGTGTTTACAAGTCATTTCTAGAAATATTGAATATGTACAGAAAGGAAAATAAGTCTATCGACGCGGTCTACCAGGAG GTTGCTGCCCTCTTTGAAGACCACCCAGATCTTCTTGACGGGTTTATTCAGTTTCTTCCTGACGCTATCACAGCTGCCTCTACTCATGCTGCTGCTCGGGATTCTGTGTTTCGTGATAGGCGCTCTGCAATGCCAACAGTGCGGCAAGTGCATGTTGAAAAG AGAGAAAGGACCATTGTTTCACACGGTGACCGTGACCCCAGTGTTGACCGTCCTGACCCAGAGCATGATGGACGCTTGTTCAGGGCTGAAAAGGAGCATAAGAGACGTGTGGAGAAGGAAAAGAGCCGCAGAGAAGATAGAGACAGGAGAGAACGAGAACGAAATGATAGAGATTATGAGCATGACAGGGGTCGAGATAGGGAACGGTTATCCCAGAAACGGAAATCTGATCATAAGGTTGAAGACTCAGGAGCTGAACCATTGCTTCATGCAGATCAAAATTTTG GTATGTATAGTCAAGAGTTAGCTTTCTGTGCTGAAGTCAAAGAGAGATTACGAAATCCTGATGACTACCAGGAATTTTTGAAGTGTTTACATATTTACAGCAGGGAAATTATTACTCGACAAGAATTGCAGTCACTG CTTGTGATGTTAATAGGTACAAAACTTCAACATGTTGTAGCCACTTTAGCACTTGAAATCTGGGAGCAGCAGGGTCCATCTGCCAGAACACAAGTAAAGCCACGCGATGGTTTGTTTTGGTTCAACAAACCAGAGATATTGTTATGGCTAATACAATTTGTGATATTTCAG aatgccttTGAAATGGCTTCATTTATTTGGACATTG TGGGGATTTAAAGAACAATCATACTTCATGAGACACCATTATATGATCATCATTCGGCTGACATGTGG AGTTTTTGTTCAGTTCTGGTGTAGCTATATGACAGTGCCCCTTAATGTGATAGTTTCACAG ATGGGATCGCGATGTAAGAAGGCTCTAGTGACAGAGAGTGTTAGAGATTCCTTACACAGTTGGTGTAAGAGAGTAAAACAGAAATCTAAGCATGATCATTCTCTGCATTCACATACCGCTAGATCAATATGTTCCCTGGGATCAACAATCGATGAGAGGGATGAGATAACAGTGGTATCTGGCACTCTAACTCGAACAACTTCCTTAGACTTAGAGTCTTTGAATCAGATGACAGTAACTTCAGTAGACCAGCTGAATTTTCTGACTTCAAACAACCTCGATGATTCAACCGATTTGTCAGAATCCGTACATATTAATTCACATTACAATAATGTTGACAACGGAGAGGAAGCTAAAGTTGAGACTCTTCTTGATTTGTTTCACAAAACATga
- the LOC123906915 gene encoding paired amphipathic helix protein Sin3-like 4 isoform X4, which yields MSDLFVHTRSGQPQMMNGAGQKLTTNDALAYLKAVKDIFQDKRDKYDEFLEVMKEFKGQRIDTVGVIARVKDLFRGHTDLILGFNTFLPKGYEITLPIEDEQPHPKKPVEFDEAMSYVNKIKTRFRGDDRVYKSFLEILNMYRKENKSIDAVYQEVAALFEDHPDLLDGFIQFLPDAITAASTHAAARDSVFRDRRSAMPTVRQVHVEKRERTIVSHGDRDPSVDRPDPEHDGRLFRAEKEHKRRVEKEKSRREDRDRRERERNDRDYEHDRGRDRERLSQKRKSDHKVEDSGAEPLLHADQNFGMYSQELAFCAEVKERLRNPDDYQEFLKCLHIYSREIITRQELQSLLVMLIGTKLQHVVATLALEIWEQQGPSARTQVKPRDGLFWFNKPEILLWLIQFVIFQNAFEMASFIWTLWGFKEQSYFMRHHYMIIIRLTCGVFVQFWCSYMTVPLNVIVSQMGSRCKKALVTESVRDSLHSWCKRVKQKSKHDHSLHSHTARSICSLGSTIDERDEITVVSGTLTRTTSLDLESLNQMTVTSVDQLNFLTSNNLDDSTDLSESVHINSHYNNVDNGEEAKVETLLDLFHKT from the exons ATGTCTGACCTATTTGTGCATACAAG GTCTGGGCAACCTCAGATGATGAATGGAGCTGGTCAAAAACTGACTACTAATGATGCCTTAGCGTATCTCAAGGCAGTAAAGGATATTTTTCAAGATAAGAGGGATAAATATGATGAATTTTTGGAGGTCATGAAAGAGTTTAAAGGACAGAG AATTGATACTGTGGGTGTCATCGCTAGAGTGAAGGATCTTTTTAGAGGTCACACAGATTTGATATTAGGATTCAACACCTTTTTGCCAAAGGGATATGAAATCACCCTTCCGATAGAGGATGAGCAACCTCACCCGAAAAAGCCAGTTGAATTTGATGAAGCTATGAGTTATGTGAACAAGATAAAG ACTCGGTTTCGTGGCGATGATCGTGTTTACAAGTCATTTCTAGAAATATTGAATATGTACAGAAAGGAAAATAAGTCTATCGACGCGGTCTACCAGGAG GTTGCTGCCCTCTTTGAAGACCACCCAGATCTTCTTGACGGGTTTATTCAGTTTCTTCCTGACGCTATCACAGCTGCCTCTACTCATGCTGCTGCTCGGGATTCTGTGTTTCGTGATAGGCGCTCTGCAATGCCAACAGTGCGGCAAGTGCATGTTGAAAAG AGAGAAAGGACCATTGTTTCACACGGTGACCGTGACCCCAGTGTTGACCGTCCTGACCCAGAGCATGATGGACGCTTGTTCAGGGCTGAAAAGGAGCATAAGAGACGTGTGGAGAAGGAAAAGAGCCGCAGAGAAGATAGAGACAGGAGAGAACGAGAACGAAATGATAGAGATTATGAGCATGACAGGGGTCGAGATAGGGAACGGTTATCCCAGAAACGGAAATCTGATCATAAGGTTGAAGACTCAGGAGCTGAACCATTGCTTCATGCAGATCAAAATTTTG GTATGTATAGTCAAGAGTTAGCTTTCTGTGCTGAAGTCAAAGAGAGATTACGAAATCCTGATGACTACCAGGAATTTTTGAAGTGTTTACATATTTACAGCAGGGAAATTATTACTCGACAAGAATTGCAGTCACTG CTTGTGATGTTAATAGGTACAAAACTTCAACATGTTGTAGCCACTTTAGCACTTGAAATCTGGGAGCAGCAGGGTCCATCTGCCAGAACACAAGTAAAGCCACGCGATGGTTTGTTTTGGTTCAACAAACCAGAGATATTGTTATGGCTAATACAATTTGTGATATTTCAG aatgccttTGAAATGGCTTCATTTATTTGGACATTG TGGGGATTTAAAGAACAATCATACTTCATGAGACACCATTATATGATCATCATTCGGCTGACATGTGG AGTTTTTGTTCAGTTCTGGTGTAGCTATATGACAGTGCCCCTTAATGTGATAGTTTCACAG ATGGGATCGCGATGTAAGAAGGCTCTAGTGACAGAGAGTGTTAGAGATTCCTTACACAGTTGGTGTAAGAGAGTAAAACAGAAATCTAAGCATGATCATTCTCTGCATTCACATACCGCTAGATCAATATGTTCCCTGGGATCAACAATCGATGAGAGGGATGAGATAACAGTGGTATCTGGCACTCTAACTCGAACAACTTCCTTAGACTTAGAGTCTTTGAATCAGATGACAGTAACTTCAGTAGACCAGCTGAATTTTCTGACTTCAAACAACCTCGATGATTCAACCGATTTGTCAGAATCCGTACATATTAATTCACATTACAATAATGTTGACAACGGAGAGGAAGCTAAAGTTGAGACTCTTCTTGATTTGTTTCACAAAACATga
- the LOC123906915 gene encoding paired amphipathic helix protein Sin3-like 4 isoform X5, whose protein sequence is MMNGAGQKLTTNDALAYLKAVKDIFQDKRDKYDEFLEVMKEFKGQRIDTVGVIARVKDLFRGHTDLILGFNTFLPKGYEITLPIEDEQPHPKKPVEFDEAMSYVNKIKTRFRGDDRVYKSFLEILNMYRKENKSIDAVYQEVAALFEDHPDLLDGFIQFLPDAITAASTHAAARDSVFRDRRSAMPTVRQVHVEKRERTIVSHGDRDPSVDRPDPEHDGRLFRAEKEHKRRVEKEKSRREDRDRRERERNDRDYEHDRGRDRERLSQKRKSDHKVEDSGAEPLLHADQNFGMYSQELAFCAEVKERLRNPDDYQEFLKCLHIYSREIITRQELQSLLVMLIGTKLQHVVATLALEIWEQQGPSARTQVKPRDGLFWFNKPEILLWLIQFVIFQNAFEMASFIWTLWGFKEQSYFMRHHYMIIIRLTCGVFVQFWCSYMTVPLNVIVSQMGSRCKKALVTESVRDSLHSWCKRVKQKSKHDHSLHSHTARSICSLGSTIDERDEITVVSGTLTRTTSLDLESLNQMTVTSVDQLNFLTSNNLDDSTDLSESVHINSHYNNVDNGEEAKVETLLDLFHKT, encoded by the exons ATGATGAATGGAGCTGGTCAAAAACTGACTACTAATGATGCCTTAGCGTATCTCAAGGCAGTAAAGGATATTTTTCAAGATAAGAGGGATAAATATGATGAATTTTTGGAGGTCATGAAAGAGTTTAAAGGACAGAG AATTGATACTGTGGGTGTCATCGCTAGAGTGAAGGATCTTTTTAGAGGTCACACAGATTTGATATTAGGATTCAACACCTTTTTGCCAAAGGGATATGAAATCACCCTTCCGATAGAGGATGAGCAACCTCACCCGAAAAAGCCAGTTGAATTTGATGAAGCTATGAGTTATGTGAACAAGATAAAG ACTCGGTTTCGTGGCGATGATCGTGTTTACAAGTCATTTCTAGAAATATTGAATATGTACAGAAAGGAAAATAAGTCTATCGACGCGGTCTACCAGGAG GTTGCTGCCCTCTTTGAAGACCACCCAGATCTTCTTGACGGGTTTATTCAGTTTCTTCCTGACGCTATCACAGCTGCCTCTACTCATGCTGCTGCTCGGGATTCTGTGTTTCGTGATAGGCGCTCTGCAATGCCAACAGTGCGGCAAGTGCATGTTGAAAAG AGAGAAAGGACCATTGTTTCACACGGTGACCGTGACCCCAGTGTTGACCGTCCTGACCCAGAGCATGATGGACGCTTGTTCAGGGCTGAAAAGGAGCATAAGAGACGTGTGGAGAAGGAAAAGAGCCGCAGAGAAGATAGAGACAGGAGAGAACGAGAACGAAATGATAGAGATTATGAGCATGACAGGGGTCGAGATAGGGAACGGTTATCCCAGAAACGGAAATCTGATCATAAGGTTGAAGACTCAGGAGCTGAACCATTGCTTCATGCAGATCAAAATTTTG GTATGTATAGTCAAGAGTTAGCTTTCTGTGCTGAAGTCAAAGAGAGATTACGAAATCCTGATGACTACCAGGAATTTTTGAAGTGTTTACATATTTACAGCAGGGAAATTATTACTCGACAAGAATTGCAGTCACTG CTTGTGATGTTAATAGGTACAAAACTTCAACATGTTGTAGCCACTTTAGCACTTGAAATCTGGGAGCAGCAGGGTCCATCTGCCAGAACACAAGTAAAGCCACGCGATGGTTTGTTTTGGTTCAACAAACCAGAGATATTGTTATGGCTAATACAATTTGTGATATTTCAG aatgccttTGAAATGGCTTCATTTATTTGGACATTG TGGGGATTTAAAGAACAATCATACTTCATGAGACACCATTATATGATCATCATTCGGCTGACATGTGG AGTTTTTGTTCAGTTCTGGTGTAGCTATATGACAGTGCCCCTTAATGTGATAGTTTCACAG ATGGGATCGCGATGTAAGAAGGCTCTAGTGACAGAGAGTGTTAGAGATTCCTTACACAGTTGGTGTAAGAGAGTAAAACAGAAATCTAAGCATGATCATTCTCTGCATTCACATACCGCTAGATCAATATGTTCCCTGGGATCAACAATCGATGAGAGGGATGAGATAACAGTGGTATCTGGCACTCTAACTCGAACAACTTCCTTAGACTTAGAGTCTTTGAATCAGATGACAGTAACTTCAGTAGACCAGCTGAATTTTCTGACTTCAAACAACCTCGATGATTCAACCGATTTGTCAGAATCCGTACATATTAATTCACATTACAATAATGTTGACAACGGAGAGGAAGCTAAAGTTGAGACTCTTCTTGATTTGTTTCACAAAACATga